AATGCAATGGCTTCACAAGTATACTTTTCCAGCTGAGCAGATGTCAAATAATCCTCAATTCAGCAGGAAGATAGCAATAGATTTTTATCAGCAATGCCTGGCAAAGGGCACTACTACCAGTGTGGTATATACTTCACCTTATCATATAGCTTGCGAGACAGCATTTGAAGTGGCAAAAGAGATGGGAGTTCGAAGCATTATCGGGATGACCATGATGGATACCAATTGTCCTGATTATCTGCGCCAGGATACAGATAAAGCGATCAATGAGAGTTATGAACTTTGGGAAAAATGGCACGATCAGGGACTGCTTGATTATATATTTTCACCCAGATTTGCTGTAACCTGCAGTGCTGAACTGCTTCAGGAAACTGGTAGAATGATCAGAAATTTATCTGCAAGAATGCAAACCCATTTATCGGAAAATACTTTTGAGATAGAGCAGGTAATGGATTTATTTCCCGGCAATAGAAGCTATACGGAAATTTATGAGCATTTTGGCTTACTGGGAAAGCGGAGCATCATGGGACATGGGATACATCTTGATCAGGAAGAAATGAGGATTTTGCAGGCTTCAGATACTGGTATTGCTTTTTGTCCTGATTCCAATTTCTTTTTAAAAAGTGGTCATTTTAAATGGAGTGAAATAGAGGAAAGCGGGATTAGGATTGGCCTGGCAAGCGATGTGGGAGCAGGAACTGATTTGAGTATGCTCAAAATCATGAAACTGGCAGATTATATTCTGGACAAATCAAGCCTTACTCCAGGAAAAGCATTTTATTACAGCACTCTGGGTAATGCAGTTTTGCTGGGTTGGGAAGATCGAATAGGGTCCATTGAGCCTGGAAAAGATGCGGACCTGGTCTTTATCAGCCATCCTGAGATTCTCAAGACATCAAAGGGATTAGAAGATATCCTTGCACTTTTGATCTATCTCAATTATGAGATGGAAATACAAAGTACCTGGATTCAGGGAAAAGAATTATATAATAAAGATAAATCTGGAGGAATTGATGAAATTAGTTGAATGTGTACCGAATTTCTCGGAAGGTAAAGATCAAAGTATTCTGGATGCTATAGCTGCATCAATAAACACGGTAAAAGGTGTAACTTTACTGGACGTGGATCCTGGTGAAAGCACAAACCGGACAGTTTTTACAATGGTTGGCAGTCCGGATCTGGTTGTGGATGCTGCTTTTGAAGCAATTAAAAAAGCAGCAGAATTGATCGATATGAGCAAACATACAGGAGCACATCCCCGCTTTGGAGCTACTGATGTGTGCCCATTTATTCCTGTGTCTGATATGACAATGGATGAATGCGTGGAATTAGCCAGAAAGCTGGGTAAACGAGTAGGTGAAGAACTGCAAATACCGGTATATTTATATGAATATGCCGCAAGTAAACCAGAATGGCAGAACCTGGCAGAAGTGCGTAAAGGCGAATATGAGGGTTTGGCTGGCAGAGCTGGGAAACCGGAATGGCAGCCGGACTTCGGACCTCACACTTTTAATGCTAAAAGCGGTGCTCTGGCAATTGGAGCCAGAGAATTTCTGATTGCTTATAATATTAACCTTAATAGCAGAGATAAAAAGAAAGCCCATGATCTGGCACTCACAATCCGTGAAAAGGGCCGTTTTGCTAAGAATGAAAAAGGAAAATTTATCAAAGATAAAGATGGAAATAAGCTCAGAGAAGAGGGATTATTCGCCAATTGCAAAGCAGTGGGCTGGTATGTGGATGATTTTCAAAGAGCTCAGATTTCCATAAACCTTACTAATTATAAGATCACTCCCCCTCATATAGTACTGGAAAAAGTACGTGAACTGGCAGTTGAAAAGGGTATTCAGATCACAGGCAGCGAAATTGTGGGGCTTTTGCCTAAAGAAGCTATGCTGGAAGCGGGGAAGTATTATTTAAATAGATTAGGAGAATGCGCTGGACAACCGGAAAAAATGATCTTAACTACTGCGGTGCAGTCCATGGGACTGGATGATCTATATAAATTTCAGCTTGATAAAAAAGTGATTGAATATGCTATAAAAGTAGATGACAAGCTTGCAGAACTGACGCTGGTAGAATTCACAGATGAATTATCTACAAATTCTCCTGCTCCAGGTGGTGGTAGTGTGGCTGCGCTGTGTCTTTCAATATCAGGAGCATTATCCAGCATGGTGGCAAATCTTACCTTTGATAAGAAGGGATATGAAGTACATTGGGAAGCAGTAAAACCAATTGCTGAACGTGGTCAGAAGATCAAAGCCAAAGCAATGGCTGCTATTGATGAAGATACTGAGGCTTTTAATGAAATGATGGCAGCAATGAAATTACCTAAAAAGACCGATGAGGAGAAAGCATTGCGAGAAGACGCCATGCAGGAAGCCACCAAGAAAGCGATCATGGTTCCTTTTCAAACTCTTGAACTGGCGGTGAAAGCAGTGGAACTGGCTGCTGAGATTGCTGCAATAGGTA
The Candidatus Stygibacter australis genome window above contains:
- the guaD gene encoding guanine deaminase, which gives rise to MKCIATNILTPLAADKIIYLPDHYITINEGKIIEISDTEPAMDWIDKRDYLCIPGMIDAHVHLSQYYIRGRYAPDLMQWLHKYTFPAEQMSNNPQFSRKIAIDFYQQCLAKGTTTSVVYTSPYHIACETAFEVAKEMGVRSIIGMTMMDTNCPDYLRQDTDKAINESYELWEKWHDQGLLDYIFSPRFAVTCSAELLQETGRMIRNLSARMQTHLSENTFEIEQVMDLFPGNRSYTEIYEHFGLLGKRSIMGHGIHLDQEEMRILQASDTGIAFCPDSNFFLKSGHFKWSEIEESGIRIGLASDVGAGTDLSMLKIMKLADYILDKSSLTPGKAFYYSTLGNAVLLGWEDRIGSIEPGKDADLVFISHPEILKTSKGLEDILALLIYLNYEMEIQSTWIQGKELYNKDKSGGIDEIS
- the ftcD gene encoding glutamate formimidoyltransferase gives rise to the protein MKLVECVPNFSEGKDQSILDAIAASINTVKGVTLLDVDPGESTNRTVFTMVGSPDLVVDAAFEAIKKAAELIDMSKHTGAHPRFGATDVCPFIPVSDMTMDECVELARKLGKRVGEELQIPVYLYEYAASKPEWQNLAEVRKGEYEGLAGRAGKPEWQPDFGPHTFNAKSGALAIGAREFLIAYNINLNSRDKKKAHDLALTIREKGRFAKNEKGKFIKDKDGNKLREEGLFANCKAVGWYVDDFQRAQISINLTNYKITPPHIVLEKVRELAVEKGIQITGSEIVGLLPKEAMLEAGKYYLNRLGECAGQPEKMILTTAVQSMGLDDLYKFQLDKKVIEYAIKVDDKLAELTLVEFTDELSTNSPAPGGGSVAALCLSISGALSSMVANLTFDKKGYEVHWEAVKPIAERGQKIKAKAMAAIDEDTEAFNEMMAAMKLPKKTDEEKALREDAMQEATKKAIMVPFQTLELAVKAVELAAEIAAIGNSNALSDAGVAAITATAAAQSAFLNVKINMAGITDDNFKQEIMSKSEIILAKIKKKANIIFEDIKSRL